The genomic region AGACAAAAATGTACAGGTAATTTGGACGATCATCTTATGCAACAACTACGTAAGTCTTTATTTGGTTATTTCCATTCCATATAAATTAGATGGAATTGAAAACTTATAAGGCCTAGGTTGGATATTTTGGGATTGGAGTGTTTTAGAGAAATCGAAGTGTGTTTAAATCCCTAATAGATCAAATTTCTCCTTAATACATCTTAATCCACTTCAATCTCACTTATTCATAAAATACTCAAACTAGGTTTAAAGAATTTTGACTTGATAGATATTAAAACACAcacaatctcatccaatccatatggattgaatggAAACGAACAGGCCCAAAAGACTAGTTTGGAAGCGAGAAAATCGGAGGGGATTAGAGAGTTAGATTCCCCTTTTATTCAATCTCTTCCGATTTTATGGCTCCCAAACTACTTTaggtcttgttcgtttgtgtcggattgcacccggaatcgttccaacTAAGTGCTCGTTCGGTTAGTTAGGATTAAGACCTAGAACTATTCCAGGTAATCAGTTTTAATATAAATAAAGCTAACATTCCAGGTGGAACAATTCCAGAAGATCCGTTCCGaacaaaacgaacaagccctaatcaaagtttatataaattagagaaacaatccggctagaaatcgttccgacccaccaatccgacacaaacgaacaaggccttagtggGCTTCTATCCGGCCACACTAAGCACCAACTTAGGCCCAAATGACCTCTAAATGGAGATGAAAACTGAAATCTCGAGCCAACTAGCCAATTGAACTCAATGCCAATTTCACAAGTTCGCACACAGACACAGTGTGCAGTTTTTGACATTGCTGGTCACATTTGCAGTTTGAATTGCAAAACCATATTGCCAGCATTATTGCCACAACTCATATGCCATGATCTCATCGAACGACCGAAATTGATGACAAGAACTAGCCCATCTCAACAACGAAACCCCCCTTCCGCTGGTGGCACGGAACAGCAACGAacgcaccaccacctttggagcaGCCACTGCATATGCATAAAGCAACCCAATCTCTAGTACAGGTCCTCCTCCTTGTGGGTGTGGATGACGCAGTCTGCCTTGGGGTAGGAGATGCAGGTGAGGAGGTACCCCTCGGCCATCTGGCCGTCGTCGAGGAAGGACCCCTCCGACTGGTCGACCTCGCCGGCCGACATCCTCCCGGCGCAGGTGGAGCAGGACCCGGCGCGGCAGGAGAAGGGCAGCTCCACCCCGGCGGTCTCGGCCGCCTCGAGGATGTAGGTGTCGTCGGGGGCCTCGAACTCGTGCTCCGTCCCGTCCGGGCCGACCAGCTTCACCTTGTGCAGCACGGCCGCCGCGGCCGCCACGAACCTGCTGGACAGCCGTGGCCCGGACGCGCGGGCCGCCTGCCTCGCGTGGCCGGCGAAGGAGAGGGTGTTGGCCGCCGGAGCCGCGGTCTGATAGTGATAGCTTGCCCCGGATCTGGGAGCGGGCAATCTTGCGGCGGTGGCAGTCGAC from Zea mays cultivar B73 chromosome 6, Zm-B73-REFERENCE-NAM-5.0, whole genome shotgun sequence harbors:
- the LOC541612 gene encoding ferredoxin-6, chloroplastic yields the protein MRVPGTAQHPSSIDPPNHLLRPALRLGTGVRRAPSRPGTGRAVTHPPIHRGSPGEQDVDCHRRKIARSQIRGKLSLSDRGSGGQHPLLRRPREAGGPRVRATAVQQVRGGRGGRAAQGEAGRPGRDGARVRGPRRHLHPRGGRDRRGGAALLLPRRVLLHLRREDVGRRGRPVGGVLPRRRPDGRGVPPHLHLLPQGRLRHPHPQGGGPVLEIGLLYAYAVAAPKVVVRSLLFRATSGRGVSLLRWASSCHQFRSFDEIMAYELWQ